The following proteins come from a genomic window of Cronobacter muytjensii ATCC 51329:
- a CDS encoding alpha/beta hydrolase → MKPDHHARDVLLTRMREAVARAQELAVWPQEEAPGAHESQAVFTLEERQTGESELDRAVRGVRAPRIVVYPPREPNGIGLLVTPGGSYRRVVLDKEGSALSPAFNDRGYTLFVMTYRLPGDGHAEGADAPLSDVQRAMRLIRAQAARWRLDPEKLGVLGFSAGGHAAASLGTRWNDAVYAPLDDIDAWSARPAFMGLVYPVMTMEEPVAHPGSRQELIGTRPDESAIHRYSPEQAVTAETPPAFLLHAVDDPAVKVENSLLMFNALRAQGVPVEMHLFEEGKHGFGIRDALGLPAQVWPELLMNWIESKQ, encoded by the coding sequence ATGAAGCCGGATCATCACGCCCGCGACGTTCTGCTAACCCGTATGCGCGAGGCGGTGGCGCGCGCCCAGGAACTGGCCGTCTGGCCGCAGGAGGAGGCGCCAGGCGCGCACGAAAGCCAGGCGGTGTTTACCCTTGAAGAGCGCCAGACCGGCGAGAGCGAACTCGACCGCGCCGTCAGGGGCGTGCGCGCGCCGCGCATCGTGGTCTACCCGCCGCGCGAGCCAAACGGCATCGGGCTGCTGGTGACGCCCGGCGGCTCTTACCGCCGCGTGGTGCTCGATAAAGAAGGCAGCGCGCTGTCGCCGGCGTTTAACGACCGCGGCTATACGCTGTTTGTGATGACCTACCGGCTGCCGGGCGATGGCCACGCCGAAGGGGCCGACGCGCCGCTTTCGGATGTGCAGCGCGCCATGCGGCTTATCCGCGCCCAGGCGGCACGCTGGCGGCTCGACCCGGAAAAACTCGGCGTGCTGGGGTTCTCCGCAGGCGGCCACGCCGCTGCAAGCCTCGGCACCCGCTGGAACGATGCCGTCTACGCGCCGCTTGATGACATCGACGCCTGGAGCGCCCGTCCGGCATTTATGGGGCTGGTCTATCCGGTGATGACGATGGAGGAGCCCGTAGCGCACCCCGGCTCCCGACAGGAACTCATCGGCACGCGCCCGGATGAAAGCGCCATCCACCGCTATTCGCCGGAACAGGCCGTGACCGCCGAAACCCCGCCCGCCTTTTTACTGCATGCGGTGGACGACCCGGCGGTGAAAGTGGAAAACAGCCTGCTGATGTTTAACGCGCTGCGCGCGCAGGGCGTGCCGGTGGAGATGCATCTGTTCGAAGAGGGCAAGCACGGTTTCGGCATTCGCGACGCCCTGGGGCTGCCCGCGCAGGTCTGGCCGGAACTGCTGATGAACTGGATCGAGAGTAAACAATAA
- a CDS encoding YdcF family protein gives MNMMPFPLLAEGTLQRVNLIGGWLARNDFTAAPGAGDAQLIVLAGNAVLPTVDAAAQLAKESGLPLLITGGLGHSTTFLYAAVAQHPRYNRLRTTGLTEAGILARIAREFHEVPEAQLILEEKSTNCGENASFTRTLLETRGELPARAVLIQDPTMQRRTHATFTRAWRDAPSAPQWLSYPAVQPVLENGARAVQFREPSEGLWPVERYLSLVLGEIPRLRNDANGYGPAGRDFIDAVAIPPEVLDAWQALHDEPQLTSFLRHRSLA, from the coding sequence ATGAACATGATGCCTTTTCCTCTGCTGGCGGAAGGCACGCTGCAGCGCGTTAACCTCATCGGCGGGTGGCTGGCCCGTAACGATTTTACTGCCGCGCCCGGTGCCGGCGACGCCCAGCTTATCGTGCTTGCGGGCAATGCGGTGTTGCCGACCGTCGACGCCGCCGCGCAGCTTGCCAAAGAGAGCGGGTTGCCGCTGCTTATCACCGGCGGGCTGGGCCATTCAACCACGTTCCTCTACGCCGCTGTGGCGCAGCACCCGCGCTATAACCGGCTGCGCACCACCGGGCTTACCGAAGCGGGCATTCTGGCCCGCATCGCCCGGGAGTTCCATGAGGTGCCGGAAGCGCAGCTTATCCTTGAGGAGAAATCCACGAACTGCGGCGAGAACGCCAGCTTCACCCGTACGCTGCTGGAGACACGCGGCGAGCTGCCCGCGCGGGCGGTGCTGATTCAGGATCCGACCATGCAGCGGCGCACCCATGCCACGTTCACCCGCGCCTGGCGCGACGCGCCATCAGCGCCCCAGTGGCTGAGCTACCCGGCGGTGCAGCCGGTGCTGGAAAACGGCGCGCGGGCGGTGCAGTTTCGCGAACCTTCGGAAGGGCTCTGGCCGGTGGAGCGTTATCTGTCGCTGGTGCTGGGTGAGATCCCACGCCTGCGCAACGATGCGAACGGCTACGGCCCGGCGGGACGCGACTTTATCGACGCGGTGGCTATCCCGCCTGAGGTGCTGGACGCCTGGCAGGCGCTGCACGATGAGCCGCAGCTCACGAGTTTTTTACGTCATCGTTCGCTTGCCTGA
- the aldA gene encoding aldehyde dehydrogenase — protein sequence MTAPVQHPMYIDGQFVQWQGDAWIDVVNPATEAVLSRIPDGTADDARRAIDAAARAQDAWEALPAIERAGWLRKIAAGIRAKAAEISALIVAEGGKTQQLADVEVSFTADYIDYMAEWARRYEGEILQSDRPGENILVFKRALGVTTGILPWNFPFFLIARKMAPALLTGNTIVIKPSEFTPNNAIAFAQIVHEVGLPAGVFNLVLGRGETVGQELAGNPKVALVSMTGSVGAGEKIMTAAARNITKVCLELGGKAPAIVMDDADLSLAVKAIVDSRVINTGQVCNCAERVYVQKGIYDRFVSQLGEALSAVKFGDPAARNDIAMGPLINGAALERVKEKVARAVSEGATVALGGKPVEGKGYFYPPTLLVDVRQEMSIMHEETFGPVLPVVTFDTLEEAIAMANDSDYGLTSSIYTTSLATAMKAIKGLKFGETYINRENFEAMQGFHAGWRKSGIGGADGKHGLHEYLQTQVVYLQS from the coding sequence ATGACAGCACCCGTACAACACCCGATGTATATCGACGGTCAGTTCGTTCAGTGGCAGGGCGACGCGTGGATCGATGTGGTCAACCCCGCCACGGAAGCGGTGCTCTCCCGTATTCCGGACGGCACGGCGGATGACGCCCGCCGCGCCATTGACGCCGCCGCCCGCGCGCAGGACGCCTGGGAGGCGCTGCCGGCGATTGAGCGCGCAGGCTGGCTGCGTAAAATCGCCGCTGGCATTCGCGCCAAAGCGGCGGAAATCAGCGCGCTGATTGTCGCGGAAGGCGGCAAAACGCAGCAGCTCGCTGACGTGGAGGTTAGCTTCACTGCCGATTACATCGACTATATGGCCGAGTGGGCGCGCCGCTATGAGGGCGAAATCCTGCAAAGCGATCGTCCGGGCGAAAACATTCTGGTGTTTAAACGTGCGCTTGGCGTCACCACCGGCATTCTGCCGTGGAACTTCCCGTTCTTTCTGATTGCCCGCAAAATGGCGCCCGCGCTGCTTACCGGCAACACCATTGTCATTAAACCAAGCGAGTTCACGCCGAATAACGCCATCGCTTTTGCGCAGATCGTCCATGAGGTGGGCCTGCCGGCAGGCGTCTTTAACCTGGTGCTCGGGCGTGGCGAAACCGTTGGTCAGGAGCTTGCGGGCAACCCGAAAGTGGCGCTGGTAAGCATGACCGGCAGCGTCGGAGCGGGGGAGAAAATCATGACGGCGGCGGCCAGAAACATCACAAAAGTCTGCCTGGAGCTTGGCGGCAAAGCGCCTGCTATCGTTATGGATGACGCCGATCTTTCGCTCGCCGTAAAAGCGATTGTCGATTCGCGGGTCATTAATACCGGGCAGGTCTGTAACTGCGCCGAGCGCGTTTATGTGCAGAAGGGCATCTATGACCGTTTTGTGAGCCAGCTTGGCGAGGCGCTGAGCGCGGTGAAATTCGGCGATCCGGCGGCGCGCAACGATATCGCGATGGGGCCGCTGATTAACGGCGCGGCGCTTGAGCGCGTGAAAGAAAAAGTGGCGCGCGCAGTCAGTGAGGGCGCAACGGTAGCGCTCGGCGGCAAGCCGGTCGAGGGTAAAGGCTATTTCTACCCGCCGACGCTGCTGGTGGATGTGCGCCAGGAGATGAGCATCATGCACGAGGAGACATTCGGGCCGGTGCTTCCGGTTGTCACCTTCGATACGCTGGAAGAGGCCATCGCGATGGCGAACGACAGCGATTATGGTCTGACATCGTCGATTTACACCACCTCGCTTGCGACCGCCATGAAGGCGATTAAGGGCCTGAAATTCGGCGAAACCTACATCAACCGCGAAAACTTCGAGGCGATGCAGGGGTTCCACGCGGGCTGGCGTAAATCCGGCATCGGCGGGGCCGACGGCAAACATGGGCTGCATGAATATCTGCAAACCCAGGTCGTCTATCTGCAAAGCTAA